A single Cyclopterus lumpus isolate fCycLum1 chromosome 1, fCycLum1.pri, whole genome shotgun sequence DNA region contains:
- the pdcd4a gene encoding programmed cell death protein 4a has product MATEVDTWSSAPKVDGVFSFDDNLAEVNHPYSVDDDLLNEAEVNGNWTPQEKALHEARLKAKAKRRLRKSSRNSTSESFSESGELSGSDPHSPKGKVNVSDRKSRTGKGRGLPKKGGAGGKGVWGAAGMVYEDEEPDLRDPNYDESAQGDTVYATVVPEVDEKELEKMVNPIVQEYFEHGDTKEVQMLLKGLNLGSHKFEFSSLAVALSLEGKASHRELTSRLLSDLSGKMLSQSEMARAFDKILKELPDLILDTPEAPQMLGQFVARAIADHVLPMSFLDFYKGKVDCEHARVALDRAEVLLTMKREMVRLDNVWGVGGGLRPVKHLVKEMNLLLKEYLISGDVSEAEHCLRDLEVPHFHHELVYEVVVMVLESKGDTASHMMIKLLQSFWKTGLITVDQMNRGFQRVYDELPEINLDVPHAHSIMETFVDLCYQEAVITKQLRDACPARGRKRFVSEGDGGAIKN; this is encoded by the exons ATGGCGACCGAAGTGGATACGTGGTCCTCCGCTCCAAAAGTCGACG GGGTGTTCTCTTTTGACGACAACCTGGCAGAGGTTAACCATCCCTACAGCGTTGACGATGACTTGCTGAACGAGGCGGAGGTGAACGGTAACTGGACTCCTCAAGAGAAAGCTCTCCACGAGGCTCGACTCAAGGCCAAAGCCAAGCGCCGCCTGCGCAAGTCCTCACGCAACTCCACCAGCGAGTCCTTCTCCGAGTCCGGAGAATTGTCAGGAAGTGACCCGCACAGTCCAAAGGGCAAAGTCAACGTCAGTGACCGCAAATCCAGGACGGGAAAAGGCAGAGGCCTGccaaaaaaag gtggagcaggtggtaAAGGAGTTTGGGGGGCTGCTGGGATGGTTTATGAAGATGAGGAGCCTGATCTGCGGGACCCCAACTACGATGAGTCTGCTCAG GGGGACACAGTTTATGCAACAGTTGTGCCTGAGGTAGATGAGAAAGAACTTGAAAAGATGGTCAACCCAATTGTACAGGAGTACTTTGAACATGGAGACACCAAAGAGGTCCAG ATGTTGCTGAAGGGGCTCAACCTGGGCTCTCATAAGTTCGAGTTCTCCTCCCTGGCTGTGGCACTGTCCCTCGAAGGCAAAGCCAGCCACAGAGAGCTGACCTCCCGCCTGCTGTCTGATCTGTCGGGCAAGATGCTGTCACAAAGTGAAATGGCCCGCGCCTTTGACAAGATACTCAAAGAGCTGCCAGACCTGATACTGGACACACCGGAGGCTCCGCAG ATGTTGGGCCAGTTTGTAGCCCGAGCCATAGCAGACCACGTCCTCCCCATGTCTTTCCTGGACTTTTACAAGGGCAAAGTGGACTGTGAGCATGCCAG agtgGCGTTGGACCGTGCCGAAGTGCTGCTGACCATGAAGAGGGAGATGGTTCGTCTGGATAATGTGTGGGGCGTGGGTGGAGGCCTGAGACCTGTCAAACATCTCGTCAAAGAG ATGAACCTCCTGCTCAAGGAGTACCTGATATCAGGAGACGTGTCGGAGGCAGAGCACTGTCTGCGGGACCTGGAAGTCCCACACTTCCACCATGAGCTGGTCTATGAG GTTGTAGTGATGGTGCTGGAGTCGAAAGGAGACACTGCCAGTCATATGATGATAAAGCTGCTGCAGTCCTTCTGGAAGACGGGACTCATCACTGTGGATCAGATGAACAGG GGTTTCCAGCGTGTCTACGATGAGCTCCCAGAAATCAACCTTGATGTGCCGCATGCCCACTCTATCATGGAGACCTTTGTGGACCTCTGCTACCAGGAGGCTGTCATCACCAAACAGCTGAGGGATGCATGTCCCGCCAG AGGACGAAAGCGTTTTGTGagtgagggagatggaggagcgATAAAGAACTAA
- the LOC117733454 gene encoding proline-, glutamic acid- and leucine-rich protein 1-like isoform X1, with amino-acid sequence MNTHHRELSAVPRREEEKKMTISLQGLDGTEAATVAVSQKEADMRTVNKVVKHHGGSGSQPVVSPKYCPGVNNNPGYLCETGHCCGETGCCTYYYELWWFWLLWTMLILFSCFCAYRHRRAKLRIQQQQRQREINLIAYNGACNYPSSMLDLSFLASFKLPSYEEVAAQPSTPPPPYSSVFALQGGAMGGPSSSYPHHHHHRHPCPPYLGPGPSGLTSSQSSDNYTSCSCESCSLTSPCSTSFSVQVTDETYDSSHISTPSEAGGDYAVVSRFGANFTPTSSPTPSSQVGPDVIPAATPDVIPVQRRPSNGSEGISSSAPPLSLPLHPRPSHPSRLPLSPLILLSFIPPGQVHPLILSDPLGAVAIQREKEDEDPPFGAAPRSTLAPPKQAVAVFTRCNNGEEQKREKEEEMEEEEEEEEEDDEEDHFRHRRLTGDSGIEVCRCHVKREEQEEEELQKGRFGKGGKEAVKEEESADMLHDSVDCSLRAKASAQSPLLDDCAEQRGHISSPSSINQKTGVALISMKSS; translated from the exons ATGACCATATCCCTGCAGGGGCTGGATGGGACTGAAGCTGCTACG GTGGCTGTTTCTCAGAAGGAGGCTGACATGCGCACAGTTAATAAG GTGGTGAAGCATCACGGGGGTTCTGGTAGCCAGCCTGTCGTCAGTCCGAAGTACTGTCCTGGGGTAAACAACAACCCAGGTTACCTGTGTGAAACGGGGCACTGCTGCGGAGAGACGGGCTGCTGTACCTACTACTATGAACTCTGGT GGTTCTGGCTGCTGTGGACGATGCTGATCCTCTTCAGCTGTTTCTGCGCTTACCGCCACCGCCGAGCAAAGCTGAGGATccaacagcagcagagacagagggagatcaATCTGATCGCCTATAATGGAGCCTGCAACTACCCTTCCTCAATGCTGGACCTCA GTTTTCTGGCTTCCTTCAAGTTGCCCTCCTATGAGGAGGTGGCGGCGCAGCCCAGCACCCCTCCTCCGCCTTACAGCTCTGTCTTCGCCCTGCAGGGAGGTGCCATGGGGGGTCCTAGCTCCTCTTACccccatcatcaccaccaccgtCACCCCTGCCCTCCATATCTGGGCCCTGGTCCCAGTGGCCTGACGTCCTCCCAAAGCTCTGACAACTACACCAGCTGCTCCTGCGAGTCTTGCTCCCTCACTTCCCCCTGCAGCACCTCCTTCTCTGTCCAGGTGACAGACGAGACGTACGACAGCAGCCACATCTCCACACCCAGTGAAGCAGGGGGCGACTATGCTGTCGTGTCAAGGTTTGGGGCCAACTTCACACCAACTTCTTCCCCGACACCTTCATCACAAGTTGGACCTGATGTTATACCTGCGGCCACTCCAGATGTCATACCGGTACAAAGACGGCCCTCCAATGGCAGTGAAGGAATCTCGTCTTCagctccacctctctctcttcctttgcaCCCCCGTCCTTCACACCCTTCTCGCCTCCCACTCTCTCCCCTCATTCTGTTATCTTTCATTCCTCCTGGTCAagtccatcctctcatcctctcagaCCCACTTGGAGCTGTGGCcattcagagagagaaagaagacgaGGACCCGCCTTTTGGTGCAGCCCCCAGGTCCACTCTGGCTCCCCCTAAACAGGCTGTGGCTGTTTTCACACGTTGCAACAACGGGGAAGAGCAAAAacgagaaaaagaagaagagatggaggaggaggaggaggaggaagaagaagatgacgaggaggatCATTTCCGGCATCGGCGGCTAACAGGTGACTCGGGCATCGAGGTATGTCGTTGCCACGTGAAgagagaggaacaagaggaagaggaactaCAGAAGGGGCGTTTTgggaaaggaggaaaagaggctgtgaaggaagaggagagtgcaGACATGTTGCATGACAGCGTGGACTGTTCCCTCAGAGCGAAGGCCTCTGCTCAGTCCCCACTCCTGGACGACTGCGCTGAACAGCGCGGCCACATCTCTTCACCCTCCAGTATCAACCAGAAGACAGGCGTGGCCCTCATCTCCATGAAGTCCTCGTAA
- the LOC117733454 gene encoding proline-, glutamic acid- and leucine-rich protein 1-like isoform X2, translating into MDPEKTLTFCLGLKAEEMTISLQGLDGTEAATVAVSQKEADMRTVNKVVKHHGGSGSQPVVSPKYCPGVNNNPGYLCETGHCCGETGCCTYYYELWWFWLLWTMLILFSCFCAYRHRRAKLRIQQQQRQREINLIAYNGACNYPSSMLDLSFLASFKLPSYEEVAAQPSTPPPPYSSVFALQGGAMGGPSSSYPHHHHHRHPCPPYLGPGPSGLTSSQSSDNYTSCSCESCSLTSPCSTSFSVQVTDETYDSSHISTPSEAGGDYAVVSRFGANFTPTSSPTPSSQVGPDVIPAATPDVIPVQRRPSNGSEGISSSAPPLSLPLHPRPSHPSRLPLSPLILLSFIPPGQVHPLILSDPLGAVAIQREKEDEDPPFGAAPRSTLAPPKQAVAVFTRCNNGEEQKREKEEEMEEEEEEEEEDDEEDHFRHRRLTGDSGIEVCRCHVKREEQEEEELQKGRFGKGGKEAVKEEESADMLHDSVDCSLRAKASAQSPLLDDCAEQRGHISSPSSINQKTGVALISMKSS; encoded by the exons ATGGATCCAGAGAAAACGTTGACATTCTGCCTCGGGCTGAAGGCTGAGGAG ATGACCATATCCCTGCAGGGGCTGGATGGGACTGAAGCTGCTACG GTGGCTGTTTCTCAGAAGGAGGCTGACATGCGCACAGTTAATAAG GTGGTGAAGCATCACGGGGGTTCTGGTAGCCAGCCTGTCGTCAGTCCGAAGTACTGTCCTGGGGTAAACAACAACCCAGGTTACCTGTGTGAAACGGGGCACTGCTGCGGAGAGACGGGCTGCTGTACCTACTACTATGAACTCTGGT GGTTCTGGCTGCTGTGGACGATGCTGATCCTCTTCAGCTGTTTCTGCGCTTACCGCCACCGCCGAGCAAAGCTGAGGATccaacagcagcagagacagagggagatcaATCTGATCGCCTATAATGGAGCCTGCAACTACCCTTCCTCAATGCTGGACCTCA GTTTTCTGGCTTCCTTCAAGTTGCCCTCCTATGAGGAGGTGGCGGCGCAGCCCAGCACCCCTCCTCCGCCTTACAGCTCTGTCTTCGCCCTGCAGGGAGGTGCCATGGGGGGTCCTAGCTCCTCTTACccccatcatcaccaccaccgtCACCCCTGCCCTCCATATCTGGGCCCTGGTCCCAGTGGCCTGACGTCCTCCCAAAGCTCTGACAACTACACCAGCTGCTCCTGCGAGTCTTGCTCCCTCACTTCCCCCTGCAGCACCTCCTTCTCTGTCCAGGTGACAGACGAGACGTACGACAGCAGCCACATCTCCACACCCAGTGAAGCAGGGGGCGACTATGCTGTCGTGTCAAGGTTTGGGGCCAACTTCACACCAACTTCTTCCCCGACACCTTCATCACAAGTTGGACCTGATGTTATACCTGCGGCCACTCCAGATGTCATACCGGTACAAAGACGGCCCTCCAATGGCAGTGAAGGAATCTCGTCTTCagctccacctctctctcttcctttgcaCCCCCGTCCTTCACACCCTTCTCGCCTCCCACTCTCTCCCCTCATTCTGTTATCTTTCATTCCTCCTGGTCAagtccatcctctcatcctctcagaCCCACTTGGAGCTGTGGCcattcagagagagaaagaagacgaGGACCCGCCTTTTGGTGCAGCCCCCAGGTCCACTCTGGCTCCCCCTAAACAGGCTGTGGCTGTTTTCACACGTTGCAACAACGGGGAAGAGCAAAAacgagaaaaagaagaagagatggaggaggaggaggaggaggaagaagaagatgacgaggaggatCATTTCCGGCATCGGCGGCTAACAGGTGACTCGGGCATCGAGGTATGTCGTTGCCACGTGAAgagagaggaacaagaggaagaggaactaCAGAAGGGGCGTTTTgggaaaggaggaaaagaggctgtgaaggaagaggagagtgcaGACATGTTGCATGACAGCGTGGACTGTTCCCTCAGAGCGAAGGCCTCTGCTCAGTCCCCACTCCTGGACGACTGCGCTGAACAGCGCGGCCACATCTCTTCACCCTCCAGTATCAACCAGAAGACAGGCGTGGCCCTCATCTCCATGAAGTCCTCGTAA